A single genomic interval of bacterium harbors:
- a CDS encoding secondary thiamine-phosphate synthase enzyme YjbQ, whose product MDSLEINSKSRTEFIDITAKVEDIVRKSGVKSGICYLFVPHTTAGITINENADPGVVVDILKELNKIIPFKDGYLHSEGNADAHIKSTIVGTSLNIFIEDSRLVLGTWQGIFFCEFDGPRRRKVFVKVIAHLFSQ is encoded by the coding sequence ATGGACTCACTTGAGATAAACAGTAAATCCAGAACAGAATTTATAGATATTACGGCAAAGGTAGAGGATATTGTCCGCAAAAGTGGGGTAAAAAGCGGAATATGTTATCTTTTTGTGCCACACACGACCGCAGGTATAACTATTAATGAAAATGCTGACCCAGGTGTAGTCGTTGACATATTAAAAGAACTTAACAAAATTATTCCCTTCAAAGATGGATATTTACATTCTGAAGGGAATGCGGATGCCCACATTAAATCTACGATTGTTGGGACTTCACTGAATATTTTTATCGAGGATAGCCGACTTGTTTTAGGCACCTGGCAGGGGATATTTTTTTGTGAATTCGATGGCCCGCGAAGAAGAAAGGTATTTGTTAAGGTAATTGCACATCTGTTTTCCCAATAA
- a CDS encoding patatin-like phospholipase family protein, protein MAKIGLVLSGGGGKGAYEAGVVKALIDAKIKFDVIVGTSVGGLNATLIASNQIDDLIKLWQEKITNKSVFAPKIKLKFNFGDILFLFPIISLYWAKSKLIKIVSNINSLCDSTPLRSLVKSVVNINNLKGSGNKLILTGTNLQIGNEETFVKTEDGKFFIKRKDSIKEVRDTDFEKMAISCMMATSAIPVAFNPEDISGYQYIDGGVGNNTPLMNAIESGCKDIFTILIKPPQRTPVDLQFSNLPLIAARTLEIFLENTTEEDFQRAELINNVIKTWQKMVEAIDFILKKTAKDKEIIQQIQTVIEQSIPFKQHKELINNIVIQPDKDIDIGLFEFTPEKLKKAVRQGYHDACKKLEKLDEAGKLEELGGRRLECVECAYEVGCEGKKIDKKFYSTIDKFIGKTDVQLP, encoded by the coding sequence ATGGCTAAAATAGGTTTAGTTTTAAGTGGTGGCGGGGGAAAAGGGGCTTATGAAGCCGGTGTGGTCAAGGCACTAATCGATGCCAAAATTAAGTTCGATGTTATTGTCGGCACATCTGTTGGTGGCTTGAATGCAACATTGATTGCCTCTAATCAGATTGATGATTTGATAAAGCTATGGCAGGAAAAAATTACTAATAAGTCGGTATTTGCGCCCAAGATTAAATTAAAATTTAATTTTGGAGATATCTTATTCCTTTTTCCAATTATCTCGTTATATTGGGCAAAAAGCAAGTTAATTAAAATTGTTTCTAACATCAATTCCCTGTGCGACTCCACTCCATTGCGGAGTTTAGTTAAAAGTGTAGTCAATATCAATAACCTGAAGGGTTCCGGGAATAAACTAATTCTTACCGGGACAAATCTTCAGATTGGTAATGAGGAAACCTTTGTTAAAACTGAAGATGGAAAATTTTTCATTAAAAGAAAGGATTCGATTAAAGAGGTCAGAGATACGGATTTTGAAAAGATGGCTATTTCTTGTATGATGGCTACCTCGGCTATCCCGGTTGCCTTTAATCCGGAGGATATTTCGGGCTATCAATATATTGATGGTGGGGTAGGGAATAATACCCCATTAATGAATGCTATCGAATCTGGTTGTAAAGATATTTTCACTATTTTAATTAAACCGCCTCAACGCACACCGGTAGATTTACAATTTAGTAATCTACCTTTGATTGCTGCCCGAACACTCGAAATATTTTTAGAAAATACGACTGAGGAGGATTTTCAACGGGCAGAATTAATAAACAATGTTATCAAGACATGGCAAAAGATGGTTGAGGCAATAGATTTTATCCTTAAAAAAACTGCTAAAGATAAAGAAATAATCCAGCAAATTCAAACCGTAATCGAGCAAAGTATTCCTTTTAAACAGCACAAAGAGTTAATTAATAATATTGTCATCCAGCCTGATAAGGATATAGATATAGGGCTATTTGAGTTCACCCCTGAAAAATTGAAAAAAGCAGTTCGGCAGGGCTATCATGATGCCTGTAAGAAATTAGAGAAGTTAGATGAGGCGGGCAAATTAGAAGAACTCGGCGGCAGAAGATTAGAATGTGTTGAGTGTGCGTATGAAGTTGGCTGTGAAGGTAAAAAAATAGATAAAAAATTCTATTCAACTATCGATAAATTTATTGGGAAAACAGATGTGCAATTACCTTAA